In Cumulibacter manganitolerans, the following are encoded in one genomic region:
- the rapZ gene encoding RNase adapter RapZ, translating into MDSLPTRDVEVVLLTGASGAGRSTAAHVMEDLGYYVVDNLPPSMIPEALRLASAESAIERIAIVTDVRSRAFPGGLPGVVGIIKSLEDAGIRPTVVFLDCSDDVLVRRFENVRRAHPLQGNGTILEGIEAEKAMLRSVRGTAHLLIDTSDLSVHDLRRVLEDAFDGQVGRDLRMTVMSFGFKYGLPRDADLVFDARYLPNPHWDPRLRPFTGRDAPVSDFVLSQDGASEALGHLRDLVRTVLPGYRREGKRYMTIAIGCTGGKHRSVAMAEALADRLRGPGIDLRVLHRDLGKE; encoded by the coding sequence GTGGACAGCCTCCCCACGCGCGACGTCGAGGTCGTGCTGCTGACCGGCGCCTCGGGCGCCGGGCGCAGCACCGCGGCGCACGTCATGGAAGACCTCGGCTACTACGTGGTCGACAACCTGCCCCCGTCGATGATCCCGGAGGCGCTGCGGCTCGCCTCGGCCGAGTCCGCGATCGAGCGGATCGCCATCGTCACCGATGTGCGCAGCCGCGCGTTCCCCGGCGGCCTGCCCGGCGTCGTCGGCATCATCAAGTCGCTCGAGGACGCCGGCATCCGCCCCACCGTCGTGTTCCTGGACTGCTCGGACGACGTGCTCGTACGCCGTTTCGAGAACGTCCGCCGCGCGCATCCCCTGCAGGGCAACGGCACCATCCTCGAGGGCATCGAGGCGGAGAAGGCGATGCTGCGGTCCGTGCGCGGCACCGCCCACCTGCTGATCGACACCAGCGACCTGTCGGTGCACGACCTGCGCCGGGTGCTCGAGGACGCGTTCGACGGCCAGGTCGGCCGCGACCTGCGCATGACGGTGATGTCGTTCGGGTTCAAGTACGGGCTGCCGCGCGACGCCGACCTCGTCTTCGACGCCCGGTACCTGCCCAACCCGCACTGGGATCCCCGGCTGCGTCCGTTCACCGGGCGCGACGCCCCGGTCAGCGACTTCGTGCTGTCGCAGGACGGCGCGTCCGAGGCGCTGGGCCACCTGCGCGATCTGGTGAGGACGGTGCTGCCGGGCTACCGTCGCGAGGGGAAGCGCTACATGACGATCGCGATCGGCTGCACGGGCGGCAAGCACCGCTCGGTGGCGATGGCCGAGGCGCTCGCCGACCGGCTGCGCGGACCCGGGATCGACCTGCGCGTGCTGCACCGCGACCTCGGCAAGGAGTGA
- a CDS encoding phosphoglycerate kinase produces MKDLQDLLTEGPVGRHVLVRADLNVPLDDGAITDPGRIEATVPTLTKLVEAGARVVVMAHLGRPKGAPEAKYSLAPVAEKLGELLGRDVALAGDLVGSSAHQAVAAMSDGDVVLLENVRFDARETSKDGAERAALAQDLVELVGPDAAFVSDGFGVVHREQASVYDVAKLLPAYAGDLVAAEMTVLRKLTEDPERPYVVVLGGSKVSDKLAVITSLLPKVDRLLVGGGMCFTFLAAQGHPVGKSLLETDQVDTCARLLADNGDKIVLPVDVVCAAEFAADSPATVHAADAIPDDLMGMDIGPESVSRFAAALDGARTVFWNGPMGVFEMAPFAAGTRGVAEAIAAGAAFSVVGGGDSAAAVRQLGIGEERFSHISTGGGASLELLEGKDLPGIRVLEGQA; encoded by the coding sequence ATGAAGGACCTTCAGGACCTGCTCACCGAGGGGCCCGTCGGCCGGCACGTGCTCGTGCGCGCCGACCTCAACGTGCCGCTCGACGACGGCGCGATCACCGACCCCGGCCGCATCGAGGCCACCGTGCCGACCCTCACCAAGCTCGTCGAGGCCGGCGCGCGGGTGGTCGTCATGGCGCACCTCGGGCGGCCCAAGGGCGCGCCCGAGGCGAAGTACTCGCTCGCGCCGGTGGCCGAGAAGCTCGGCGAGCTGCTCGGCCGCGACGTCGCGCTCGCGGGCGACCTCGTCGGGTCGTCGGCGCACCAGGCGGTGGCCGCGATGTCCGACGGCGACGTGGTGCTGCTGGAGAACGTCCGCTTCGACGCGCGGGAGACCAGCAAGGACGGCGCGGAGCGCGCGGCGCTCGCCCAGGACCTCGTCGAGCTCGTCGGGCCGGACGCCGCGTTCGTCTCCGACGGCTTCGGGGTCGTGCACCGCGAGCAGGCCTCGGTCTACGACGTCGCCAAGCTGCTCCCGGCGTACGCCGGGGACCTCGTGGCGGCCGAGATGACCGTGCTGCGCAAGCTCACCGAGGACCCCGAGCGGCCGTACGTCGTCGTCCTCGGCGGCAGCAAGGTCAGCGACAAGCTGGCCGTCATCACGTCCCTGCTGCCCAAGGTCGACCGGCTGCTGGTCGGCGGCGGCATGTGCTTCACGTTCCTCGCGGCCCAGGGCCACCCGGTGGGCAAGTCCCTGCTGGAGACGGACCAGGTCGACACCTGCGCCCGGCTGCTCGCGGACAACGGCGACAAGATCGTGCTGCCGGTGGACGTCGTGTGCGCGGCCGAGTTCGCGGCCGACTCCCCGGCCACGGTGCACGCCGCCGACGCGATCCCCGACGACCTGATGGGTATGGACATCGGCCCGGAGTCGGTGAGCCGCTTCGCGGCGGCTCTCGACGGCGCTCGCACCGTCTTCTGGAACGGCCCCATGGGGGTCTTCGAGATGGCGCCGTTCGCGGCGGGCACCCGCGGCGTGGCGGAGGCGATCGCCGCCGGCGCGGCGTTCTCCGTCGTCGGCGGCGGCGACTCCGCCGCCGCCGTCCGCCAGCTCGGTATCGGCGAGGAGCGCTTCTCGCACATCTCCACCGGTGGCGGCGCGTCCCTCGAGCTGCTCGAGGGCAAGGACCTGCCCGGCATCCGCGTACTGGAGGGCCAGGCATGA
- a CDS encoding gluconeogenesis factor YvcK family protein — protein MTHLPRNTIADPAVQKVVALGGGHGLAATLGALRRVAAEITAIVTVGDDGGSSGRIRRELPSVLPPGDLRMALAALAADDEWHQVIATVLQHRFGGQGALAGHSAGNLLLTAVTEVLDNDPVAALDAVGKVVGAVGRVLPMSLVPLEIAARVSGIDPHHPGDTRRIRGQVAVATTPGRVESIELLPDSPPACPEACTAIARADAIVLGPGSWFSSVLPHLLVPDLRRAIESSPARRYVSLNLQPQAGETDNFTPAQLLTTLAAHAPQLRIDGVIADERAVADDVGLEDALDALGAELLVTDLASARSSRSHDPVKYAMALRTALGTSRAAEGVAAGPGERAQ, from the coding sequence ATGACCCACCTACCCCGCAACACCATCGCCGATCCCGCCGTGCAGAAGGTGGTGGCGCTCGGTGGCGGACACGGGCTGGCCGCCACGCTCGGGGCGCTGCGCCGGGTCGCGGCAGAGATCACCGCGATCGTGACCGTCGGCGACGACGGCGGCTCGAGCGGCCGGATCCGCCGCGAGCTGCCGAGCGTGCTGCCGCCCGGGGACCTGCGGATGGCGCTGGCCGCGCTCGCGGCGGACGACGAGTGGCACCAGGTGATCGCCACCGTGCTGCAGCATCGCTTCGGGGGCCAGGGCGCGCTCGCCGGCCACAGCGCCGGGAACCTGCTGCTCACCGCGGTCACCGAGGTCCTCGACAACGACCCGGTCGCCGCGCTCGACGCGGTCGGCAAGGTGGTCGGCGCGGTCGGGCGGGTGCTGCCGATGTCCCTGGTCCCGCTGGAGATCGCCGCGCGGGTGTCCGGGATCGACCCGCATCACCCGGGCGACACCCGGCGGATCCGGGGACAGGTCGCGGTCGCGACCACGCCGGGTCGCGTCGAGTCGATCGAGCTGCTGCCCGACAGCCCGCCGGCCTGCCCGGAGGCGTGCACCGCGATCGCTCGGGCGGACGCGATCGTGCTCGGCCCGGGGTCGTGGTTCTCGTCCGTCCTGCCGCACCTGCTGGTGCCCGACCTGCGGCGGGCCATCGAGTCGAGCCCGGCGCGCCGCTACGTGTCACTGAACCTGCAGCCCCAGGCGGGGGAGACCGACAACTTCACGCCGGCGCAGCTGCTGACCACGCTCGCGGCGCACGCGCCGCAGCTGAGAATCGACGGGGTCATCGCCGACGAGCGGGCGGTCGCCGACGACGTCGGCCTGGAGGACGCGCTCGACGCGCTGGGCGCCGAGCTGCTGGTCACCGATCTGGCCTCGGCCCGCTCCAGCCGATCCCACGATCCGGTCAAGTACGCTATGGCGCTGCGCACCGCCCTGGGCACGTCCCGGGCCGCCGAGGGCGTGGCGGCCGGTCCGGGCGAGCGTGCACAATGA
- the gap gene encoding type I glyceraldehyde-3-phosphate dehydrogenase, with the protein MTVKVGINGFGRIGRNFYRAIVASGADIEVVGVNDLTDNATLAHLLKYDSILGRFDGEISSTDTDITAGGRTFKAFAEKDPTALPWGVLGADIVIESTGIFTDATKAQAHIDAGAKKVIISAPAKNEDITIVMGVNDDLYDGAKHTIISNASCTTNCLAPMAKALNDGLGIVKGLMTTIHAYTQDQNLQDGPHKDLRRARAAALNIVPTSTGAAKAVALVLPELKGKLDGYALRVPVPTGSATDLTFEAARETSVDEVNAIVKAAADGAMKGKLVYTEDEIVSKDIETDPASCIFDAGLTKVIGNQVKVVGWYDNEWGYSNRLVDLTVLVGKSL; encoded by the coding sequence GTGACCGTCAAAGTAGGCATCAACGGCTTCGGCCGCATCGGCCGCAACTTCTACCGGGCGATCGTGGCCAGCGGCGCCGACATCGAGGTCGTGGGCGTGAACGACCTGACCGACAATGCCACCCTGGCGCACCTGCTGAAGTACGACTCCATCCTGGGCCGCTTCGACGGCGAGATCTCCTCGACCGACACCGACATTACCGCCGGCGGGCGCACCTTCAAGGCGTTCGCGGAGAAGGACCCGACCGCCCTGCCGTGGGGCGTGCTCGGCGCCGACATCGTCATCGAGTCCACCGGCATCTTCACCGACGCCACCAAGGCGCAGGCGCACATCGACGCCGGCGCCAAGAAGGTGATCATCTCCGCGCCCGCCAAGAACGAGGACATCACGATCGTCATGGGCGTCAACGACGACCTGTACGACGGCGCGAAGCACACCATCATCTCCAACGCGTCGTGCACGACCAACTGCCTCGCGCCGATGGCGAAGGCGCTCAACGACGGGCTCGGCATCGTCAAGGGCCTGATGACGACGATCCACGCCTACACCCAGGACCAGAACCTGCAGGACGGCCCGCACAAGGACCTGCGTCGCGCCCGCGCCGCCGCGCTGAACATCGTGCCGACCTCGACCGGCGCCGCGAAGGCCGTCGCGCTCGTGCTGCCGGAGCTGAAGGGCAAGCTCGACGGCTACGCGCTGCGCGTCCCGGTCCCGACCGGCTCCGCGACGGACCTCACCTTCGAGGCCGCTCGCGAGACCTCGGTCGACGAGGTCAACGCGATCGTCAAGGCCGCGGCCGACGGCGCCATGAAGGGCAAGCTCGTCTACACCGAGGACGAGATCGTCTCGAAGGACATCGAGACCGACCCGGCGTCCTGCATCTTCGACGCGGGCCTGACCAAGGTCATCGGCAACCAGGTCAAGGTCGTCGGCTGGTACGACAACGAGTGGGGCTACTCCAACCGCCTGGTCGACCTCACCGTGCTCGTCGGCAAGTCGCTCTAG
- the whiA gene encoding DNA-binding protein WhiA, producing MAMTADVKAELCRVDVKKTCCRKAEVATILRLAGGLHLVGGKIVIEVELDTGSVARRLHREISEVFGIVPDLQMLSGGNLRKGSRFVVRVAKEGDSLARQSGLVDLRGRPVRGLPPAVVAGSSCDCEAAWRGAFLAHGSLTEPGRSAALEITCPGHEAALALVGAARRLGITAKAREVRGADRVVLRDGDAIAAMLTRIGAHHSVLAWEERRMRREIRSSANRLANFDDANLRRSARAAVAASARVERAMEILGEDIPEHLLFAGRLRLEHRQASLEELGQLADPPMTKDAVAGRIRRLLALADKRAQDLGIPDTESAVTDDMLSQ from the coding sequence ATGGCGATGACCGCCGATGTGAAAGCCGAGCTGTGCCGGGTCGACGTGAAGAAGACCTGCTGCCGCAAGGCCGAGGTGGCCACCATCCTGCGGCTGGCCGGCGGCCTGCACCTGGTCGGCGGGAAGATCGTCATCGAGGTCGAGCTCGACACCGGGTCGGTCGCGCGGCGGCTGCACCGCGAGATCAGCGAGGTCTTCGGCATCGTCCCGGACCTGCAGATGCTCAGCGGCGGCAACCTCCGCAAGGGCAGCCGTTTCGTCGTGCGGGTGGCCAAGGAGGGCGACTCCCTGGCCCGGCAGAGCGGGCTGGTCGACCTGCGCGGGAGGCCGGTGCGCGGGCTGCCCCCGGCTGTCGTCGCCGGCAGCAGCTGCGACTGCGAGGCCGCCTGGCGCGGAGCGTTCCTTGCGCACGGGTCCCTCACCGAGCCGGGCCGGTCCGCGGCCCTCGAGATCACCTGCCCGGGGCACGAGGCGGCGCTCGCCCTGGTGGGCGCCGCGCGGCGGCTCGGGATCACCGCGAAGGCCCGCGAGGTGCGCGGCGCCGACCGCGTCGTCCTGCGCGACGGTGACGCGATCGCGGCGATGCTGACCCGGATCGGGGCCCACCACTCGGTGCTCGCCTGGGAGGAGCGGCGGATGCGCCGCGAGATCCGCTCGAGCGCCAACCGGCTGGCCAACTTCGACGACGCCAACCTGCGCCGGTCGGCACGCGCGGCGGTGGCCGCCAGCGCCCGCGTCGAGCGGGCCATGGAGATCCTCGGCGAGGACATCCCCGAGCACCTGCTGTTCGCCGGCCGCCTGCGGCTCGAGCACCGCCAGGCCTCGCTCGAGGAGCTCGGCCAGCTCGCCGACCCGCCGATGACGAAGGACGCCGTGGCCGGCCGGATCCGCCGGCTCCTGGCGCTCGCCGACAAGCGCGCGCAGGACCTCGGCATCCCGGACACCGAGTCGGCGGTCACCGACGACATGCTGTCGCAGTAG
- the uvrC gene encoding excinuclease ABC subunit UvrC, with protein sequence MSRQPNVGGPAAYRPAPGTIPDQPGVYRFYDRHGRVIYVGKAKSLRSRLSSYFQDIAALHPRTQQMVQTGARVDWTVVSTEVEALQLEYSWIKEFDPRFNVRYRDDKSYPSLAVTVGEEFPRLQVMRGPKRKGVRYFGPYAHAWAIRETLDLLTRVFPARTCSNGVFKRHTQMGRPCLLGYIDKCSAPCIGRVTAEQHREIVDDFCDFMAGRSDQIERRLRRQMLQASEDLEFERAARIRDDLGALAKATEKNAVVLTDGTDCDVVAFVQDDLEASVQVFYVRGGRIRGRRGWVVDKVEELTTSELVEQYLLQVYESDDATSSIPRSILVPEMPPDAEALADRLSALRGSQVTIGVPRRGAKKDLLQTVERNAAEAFTQHRLRRASDLTARSQALSELQDALLLDDAPLRIECVDVSHVQGTNVVASLVVFEDGLPKKSDYRRFSIRGAMKDGASIDVHQARSGEGVDDTAAIAEVVTRRFRRHLQDAEPRTDEETGRPRRFAYPPNLFIVDGGAPQVAAASDALTELGITDIAVIGIAKRLEEIWVPGESDPYILPRASEAMYLVQRIRDEAHRFAIAFHRQKRGKAMLSSALDDIPGLGESKRAALLARYGSVRSLRKATVDDLMEVPGIGPGTARAVVDALGSGVAEPVAVDPATGEILDR encoded by the coding sequence GTGAGCAGACAGCCGAACGTAGGCGGCCCGGCCGCGTACCGACCGGCGCCGGGGACGATCCCCGACCAGCCCGGGGTCTACCGGTTCTACGACCGGCACGGCCGGGTCATCTACGTGGGCAAGGCCAAGAGCCTGCGCAGCCGGCTCTCGTCGTACTTCCAGGACATCGCCGCGCTGCACCCCCGTACCCAGCAGATGGTGCAGACCGGCGCGCGCGTCGACTGGACGGTGGTGAGCACCGAGGTCGAGGCGCTGCAGCTCGAGTACTCGTGGATCAAGGAGTTCGATCCGCGGTTCAACGTCCGCTACCGCGACGACAAGAGCTATCCGAGCCTCGCGGTCACCGTGGGGGAGGAGTTCCCGCGGCTGCAGGTGATGCGCGGGCCGAAGCGCAAGGGCGTGCGCTACTTCGGCCCGTACGCGCATGCGTGGGCGATCCGCGAGACCCTCGACCTGCTCACCCGCGTCTTCCCGGCCCGCACGTGCAGCAACGGCGTGTTCAAGAGGCACACCCAGATGGGCCGGCCGTGCCTGCTCGGCTACATCGACAAGTGCTCCGCGCCGTGCATCGGGCGCGTCACGGCCGAGCAGCACCGCGAGATCGTCGACGACTTCTGCGACTTCATGGCCGGGCGCTCCGACCAGATCGAACGGCGGCTGCGCCGGCAGATGCTGCAGGCCTCGGAGGACCTCGAGTTCGAGCGGGCGGCGCGCATCCGCGACGACCTCGGGGCGCTCGCCAAGGCGACCGAGAAGAACGCGGTGGTGCTCACCGACGGCACCGACTGCGACGTGGTCGCGTTCGTCCAGGACGACCTCGAGGCCTCCGTGCAGGTGTTCTACGTGCGCGGCGGGCGCATCCGCGGACGCCGAGGCTGGGTCGTCGACAAGGTCGAGGAGCTCACCACCTCCGAGCTCGTCGAGCAGTACCTCCTGCAGGTGTACGAGTCGGACGACGCGACGAGCAGCATCCCGCGCAGCATCCTCGTCCCGGAGATGCCGCCGGACGCGGAGGCACTGGCCGACCGGCTGTCCGCGTTGCGCGGGTCGCAGGTCACGATCGGGGTGCCCCGGCGCGGCGCCAAGAAGGACCTGCTGCAGACAGTCGAGCGCAACGCGGCCGAGGCGTTCACCCAGCACCGGCTGCGGCGCGCCAGCGACCTCACCGCCCGCTCGCAGGCGCTGAGCGAGCTGCAGGACGCGCTGCTGCTCGACGACGCGCCGCTGCGCATCGAGTGCGTCGACGTCTCCCACGTGCAGGGCACGAACGTCGTCGCCAGCCTGGTGGTGTTCGAGGACGGTCTGCCCAAGAAGTCCGACTATCGACGGTTCTCGATACGTGGCGCGATGAAGGACGGCGCGTCGATCGACGTCCACCAGGCCCGCTCCGGTGAAGGGGTCGACGACACCGCGGCGATCGCCGAAGTGGTCACGCGCCGGTTCCGGCGGCACCTGCAGGACGCCGAGCCGCGCACCGACGAGGAGACCGGCCGCCCGAGACGCTTCGCCTACCCGCCCAACCTGTTCATCGTCGACGGCGGCGCGCCGCAGGTCGCGGCCGCGTCCGACGCGCTGACCGAGCTCGGCATCACCGACATCGCGGTGATCGGGATCGCCAAGCGGCTCGAGGAGATCTGGGTGCCGGGGGAGAGCGACCCCTACATCCTGCCGCGGGCCTCCGAGGCGATGTACCTCGTGCAGCGGATCCGCGACGAGGCGCACCGCTTCGCCATCGCGTTCCACCGCCAGAAGCGCGGCAAGGCGATGCTGAGCTCGGCCCTCGACGACATCCCGGGCCTGGGGGAGAGCAAGAGAGCCGCCCTGCTCGCGCGCTACGGGAGCGTGCGGTCGCTGCGCAAGGCCACGGTCGACGACCTCATGGAGGTGCCCGGCATCGGGCCGGGCACCGCGCGTGCCGTCGTCGACGCGCTCGGCTCCGGCGTCGCGGAGCCGGTCGCCGTCGACCCCGCCACCGGCGAGATCCTCGACCGGTAG
- a CDS encoding GNAT family N-acetyltransferase — protein MELQIPTSPHATLRAAEPADVPAVLTLLRAHEAAVSGEPSWNEGEVAEPFTTDKGRRDTRMVVGERDGAVVAHFLATRDTADRWYGDATVDVSLPAAAHADLTHTGLAWVERTAATNAEGTQRVRITHWCWENDARFAESLAAAGYQPVRAFIEMHLDLDGRASTPPTDAVRIRQADLSDLAGPDARMMYELISESFRDHYDYHERTYDEWLERRTAGANYDPDGWFIAEVDGTPAGGLIHDTGYVAEHGANYVANLGTLRWARGRGVAKALLEHSFARAAAQGRRAVKLHVDAESPTGATALYESVGMHRHKVGQEWQRFVPVC, from the coding sequence ATGGAGCTGCAGATCCCGACCTCGCCGCACGCCACGCTGCGCGCCGCCGAGCCGGCCGACGTGCCCGCCGTCCTCACCCTGCTGCGCGCCCACGAGGCCGCGGTCTCCGGGGAGCCGTCCTGGAACGAGGGCGAGGTCGCCGAGCCGTTCACCACCGACAAGGGCCGGCGCGACACGCGGATGGTCGTCGGCGAGCGCGACGGCGCGGTGGTCGCACACTTCCTGGCGACCCGCGACACCGCCGACCGCTGGTACGGCGACGCGACCGTCGACGTGTCGCTGCCGGCGGCCGCGCACGCCGACCTGACGCACACCGGGCTCGCGTGGGTGGAGCGGACGGCGGCGACGAATGCGGAGGGCACCCAGCGGGTGCGGATCACCCACTGGTGCTGGGAGAACGACGCGCGGTTCGCCGAGAGCCTGGCCGCGGCCGGGTACCAGCCGGTGCGGGCCTTCATCGAGATGCACCTCGACCTCGACGGTCGTGCGTCCACGCCGCCCACCGATGCGGTGCGCATCCGGCAGGCCGACCTGAGCGACCTCGCCGGCCCCGACGCCCGCATGATGTACGAGCTGATCTCGGAGTCGTTCCGCGACCACTACGACTACCACGAGCGCACCTACGACGAGTGGCTCGAACGACGCACCGCCGGAGCGAACTACGATCCCGACGGATGGTTCATCGCCGAGGTCGACGGGACGCCGGCCGGCGGGCTGATCCACGACACGGGGTACGTCGCCGAGCACGGCGCGAACTACGTCGCCAATCTCGGCACGCTGCGGTGGGCACGCGGGCGCGGCGTCGCCAAGGCGCTCCTCGAGCACTCGTTCGCGCGGGCGGCCGCGCAGGGCCGCCGTGCGGTCAAGCTGCACGTGGACGCCGAGAGCCCCACCGGCGCGACGGCGCTGTACGAGTCGGTCGGCATGCATCGGCACAAGGTCGGCCAGGAGTGGCAGCGCTTCGTGCCGGTCTGCTAG